One Mycobacteroides salmoniphilum DNA segment encodes these proteins:
- a CDS encoding heavy metal translocating P-type ATPase: MEFVDTGMETTDLRLHGMTCASCASRVEKGLNKLEGVTARVNLALESARVEHDGSISDDDLVKAVESVGYKAQVVGGSQAGAHQAGHEHDGLDPRDHMNHDVPDGQLRARLIGSLILAIPVVAISMVMPWHFTGWEIVVAALTTPILVWGGYPFHRAAFVNARHGASTMDTLVSLGTIAAYVWSLWVLFAGAGHTHGDIHVYFEVVAAVTVFLLAGRFAESRAKRSAGSALRALLSLGAKDVAVLRGGHETRIPVDQLAVGDQFVVRPGERIATDGVVVDGHSALDTSTMTGESVPVEVGAGDPVVGGYVNTHGRIVVRAHKVGADTQLARMARLVSDAQTGKAQVQRLADRVSSVFVPVVLGIAALTFVGWVAQGYPLSSAFTAAVAVLIIACPCALGLATPTAILVGTGRGAQLGVLIKGPEVLENVKNIDTVVLDKTGTVTTGAMSVVAVRRSIGSGVSDADEILRIAASVESASEHPVAKAIVESARTRGLTLSPVVGFRNEPGIGVTGVVDGQEVSIEAIAGKNTTAAVSWGGLRRGEIEVADTVKPSSRQAIDELKAMGITPVLLTGDNAEVAARVAEEVGIAASNVIAGVKPTEKADVVTRLQAEGKKVAMVGDGVNDSAALATADIGMAMGTGTDAAIEASDLTLVRGDLTTVPTALRLSRKTLGTIKANLFWAFAYNTAAIPLAALGLLNPMIAGAAMAMSSVFVVLNSLRLRTFR; encoded by the coding sequence ATGGAGTTTGTTGACACGGGCATGGAGACCACTGATCTGCGCCTTCATGGCATGACATGTGCCTCGTGCGCGTCCCGCGTGGAAAAAGGGCTCAACAAACTCGAGGGCGTGACGGCGCGCGTAAACCTGGCGCTGGAAAGCGCTCGTGTCGAGCACGACGGTTCGATCTCCGATGATGACTTGGTCAAGGCCGTCGAGTCGGTCGGCTACAAGGCCCAGGTAGTCGGCGGCTCTCAGGCCGGTGCTCATCAGGCCGGCCACGAGCATGACGGTCTCGATCCGCGGGACCACATGAACCACGATGTGCCCGATGGTCAGCTCAGGGCCCGGCTCATCGGCTCGCTCATCCTGGCCATCCCGGTGGTGGCCATCTCGATGGTGATGCCCTGGCATTTCACCGGCTGGGAGATTGTGGTCGCGGCACTGACCACCCCGATCCTGGTGTGGGGCGGCTACCCGTTCCACCGTGCGGCGTTCGTCAACGCACGCCATGGCGCCTCGACGATGGACACCCTGGTGTCGCTGGGCACCATCGCCGCGTACGTGTGGTCGCTGTGGGTGCTGTTCGCTGGCGCCGGGCATACCCACGGCGACATCCACGTCTACTTTGAGGTGGTCGCGGCGGTCACCGTATTCCTGCTCGCGGGCCGCTTCGCGGAGTCACGCGCCAAGCGGTCGGCGGGCTCGGCGCTGCGCGCACTGCTGTCGCTGGGCGCCAAGGATGTCGCGGTGCTGCGCGGCGGACACGAGACTCGCATCCCCGTCGACCAATTGGCTGTGGGTGACCAATTCGTCGTGCGGCCGGGGGAGCGCATCGCCACCGACGGTGTGGTGGTCGATGGCCATTCGGCGTTGGATACCTCCACCATGACCGGCGAGTCTGTACCCGTCGAGGTGGGCGCGGGAGATCCGGTGGTGGGCGGTTACGTCAACACGCACGGACGGATCGTCGTGCGCGCCCACAAGGTAGGTGCCGATACGCAGCTGGCCCGGATGGCACGGCTGGTGTCGGATGCGCAGACCGGCAAGGCGCAGGTGCAGCGACTTGCCGACCGGGTGTCGTCGGTGTTCGTACCCGTTGTGCTCGGTATCGCGGCCCTGACGTTCGTGGGCTGGGTGGCGCAGGGCTATCCGCTCTCGTCGGCGTTCACCGCGGCCGTCGCTGTGTTGATCATCGCGTGCCCGTGCGCACTGGGATTAGCTACGCCCACAGCGATTCTCGTGGGCACCGGGCGGGGTGCGCAGCTCGGCGTGCTGATCAAGGGCCCCGAGGTGCTGGAGAACGTCAAGAACATCGACACCGTCGTGCTCGACAAGACGGGCACCGTGACCACCGGTGCGATGAGCGTCGTGGCCGTGCGGCGCAGCATCGGGTCCGGTGTCTCCGACGCCGACGAGATCCTGCGCATCGCCGCATCGGTGGAGTCGGCCTCCGAGCATCCGGTCGCCAAGGCCATCGTGGAGTCGGCGCGGACGCGTGGGCTGACGTTGTCGCCGGTGGTGGGTTTCCGTAACGAGCCCGGTATCGGTGTTACCGGTGTTGTTGACGGCCAAGAGGTTTCGATTGAAGCCATCGCGGGTAAGAACACCACCGCGGCGGTCAGCTGGGGTGGACTGCGCCGCGGCGAGATCGAGGTGGCGGACACGGTGAAGCCGTCGAGTCGGCAGGCCATCGACGAGCTCAAGGCCATGGGCATCACCCCGGTGCTACTGACGGGCGACAACGCCGAGGTGGCCGCCCGCGTGGCCGAAGAAGTCGGCATCGCGGCGAGCAATGTCATCGCCGGTGTCAAACCCACCGAGAAGGCCGACGTCGTCACACGCCTGCAGGCCGAAGGGAAGAAGGTCGCGATGGTGGGCGACGGTGTCAACGACTCCGCCGCGCTGGCCACGGCCGATATCGGGATGGCCATGGGCACCGGTACCGACGCCGCGATCGAGGCGAGCGACCTGACCCTGGTGCGCGGTGACCTGACTACCGTGCCGACGGCACTGCGGTTGTCGCGCAAGACGCTTGGCACCATCAAGGCCAACCTGTTCTGGGCATTCGCCTACAACACCGCTGCCATTCCGCTCGCCGCCCTGGGTTTGCTCAATCCGATGATCGCTGGCGCAGCGATGGCGATGTCATCGGTCTTCGTGGTACTGAACAGCCTGCGGCTGCGAACCTTCCGCTAG
- a CDS encoding class I SAM-dependent methyltransferase, protein MTNTADIDVMPRAGYGACVLDRALQTGRLEYLDRDDVPAKKRAVVASLDLMGEKKGLHRWNAEQAAGFLVGIDNPRVLELGAAHGGLSRELLKLRPDASITVTDIEPTSVAGIAASDLGSDSRVTVRAMDATAIDAGDGSFDQVVFALSFHHLAPSRAAKVFSEGTRVGRTLLIIDLLRLPAPLLAPAFLVAAAVGWVRPVAHDGAISQLRAYGPKALRTLAAHADPSIVVELRARVQLPMPLQIVAARRRQ, encoded by the coding sequence ATGACGAACACCGCTGATATCGACGTGATGCCGCGCGCTGGATACGGTGCCTGCGTGCTTGACCGCGCATTGCAGACGGGCCGACTCGAGTATCTGGACCGCGACGATGTTCCTGCGAAGAAGCGGGCCGTCGTTGCGTCCCTCGATCTCATGGGTGAGAAGAAGGGCCTGCACAGATGGAATGCGGAGCAGGCGGCCGGGTTTCTTGTCGGCATCGACAACCCCCGGGTGCTTGAGCTCGGTGCCGCCCACGGCGGTCTGTCTCGTGAACTGCTGAAGCTACGTCCTGATGCTTCGATCACGGTGACGGATATCGAGCCCACCTCTGTCGCGGGTATCGCGGCGTCCGATCTGGGTTCGGATTCCCGGGTCACTGTTCGGGCCATGGATGCCACAGCTATCGACGCAGGGGACGGGTCATTCGATCAGGTGGTGTTCGCGCTGTCGTTTCACCATCTCGCGCCGTCACGTGCGGCGAAGGTGTTCTCCGAGGGCACCAGGGTGGGGCGCACGCTCTTGATTATCGACTTGCTGCGCTTGCCGGCTCCGCTGTTGGCTCCGGCATTCCTCGTCGCGGCGGCCGTGGGTTGGGTGCGTCCGGTTGCTCATGATGGTGCGATCAGCCAGTTGCGCGCCTACGGTCCGAAGGCGTTGCGTACCCTGGCTGCGCATGCGGACCCGTCGATCGTTGTCGAGCTTCGGGCCAGGGTTCAGCTGCCGATGCCGCTGCAGATCGTGGCAGCCCGCCGGCGCCAGTAG
- the hemB gene encoding porphobilinogen synthase gives MPFPYQRPRRLRATPAIRRLVAETTLAPRQLVLPMFVADGVTESRPIASMPGVVQHSIESLRRAAEDAVKAGVGGLMLFGVPEEKDKDATGSAGLAPEGILNRALSILSADLGDSTVLMADTCLDEFTDHGHCGVLDASGRVDNDATLTQYVDLAVAQANSGARVVGPSGMMDGQVAAIREGLDVAGHTDVIILAYAAKYASAFYGPFREAVGSSLRGDRRTYQQDVANGREALREAELDVEEGADILMVKPAMAYLDVLRQVADVSPVPVAAYQVSGEYSMICAAAQNNWIDLQAMVLETLTSIRRAGADIVLTYWAADVAGWLE, from the coding sequence GTGCCGTTCCCTTACCAGCGTCCCCGTCGGCTGAGAGCCACCCCGGCGATCCGCCGGCTGGTTGCCGAGACGACCCTCGCGCCGCGGCAGTTGGTGTTGCCGATGTTCGTGGCCGACGGTGTTACCGAGTCGCGCCCGATCGCGTCTATGCCGGGCGTGGTGCAGCACAGCATCGAATCCCTGCGCAGGGCCGCCGAGGACGCGGTCAAGGCCGGCGTCGGTGGGCTCATGCTGTTCGGGGTTCCCGAGGAGAAGGACAAGGACGCCACCGGGAGTGCCGGGCTGGCTCCGGAAGGCATCCTGAACCGTGCGCTGTCGATCCTGTCGGCGGACCTCGGTGATTCCACGGTGCTGATGGCCGACACCTGCCTCGACGAATTCACCGATCACGGCCACTGTGGGGTGCTGGACGCCTCGGGCCGGGTGGATAACGATGCGACGCTGACGCAGTACGTGGACCTGGCGGTGGCGCAGGCAAATTCGGGTGCTCGTGTGGTGGGACCCAGCGGCATGATGGACGGCCAGGTGGCGGCCATTCGCGAGGGCCTGGACGTTGCCGGGCACACCGACGTGATCATCCTGGCGTATGCGGCCAAGTACGCCTCGGCGTTCTACGGGCCGTTCCGCGAGGCGGTGGGGTCGTCGCTGCGCGGAGACCGGCGCACCTACCAGCAGGACGTGGCGAACGGTCGGGAAGCCTTACGTGAGGCCGAGCTCGACGTCGAGGAGGGTGCCGACATCCTGATGGTGAAACCGGCAATGGCCTATCTGGATGTGCTTCGGCAGGTGGCCGATGTATCTCCGGTGCCGGTCGCGGCGTATCAGGTGTCGGGTGAGTATTCGATGATCTGTGCTGCGGCGCAGAACAATTGGATCGATTTGCAGGCCATGGTGCTGGAGACGCTGACCTCCATCCGGCGTGCGGGGGCCGATATCGTGCTGACGTATTGGGCCGCGGACGTCGCGGGCTGGCTGGAGTAG
- a CDS encoding uroporphyrinogen-III synthase codes for MTRGRKKPGRILFVGSGPGDPGLLTVRARAVLTGATVVFTDPDVPQAVLDLVGSAVELPEPAPVKPATGSDDAPASVDTEAGAEPPLTIDIRPALGDPADVAKTLVAEAKNGVDVVRLVAGDPLSIDSVLAEVMAVTRTQVAFEILPGLSSSTAVPAYAGLPPGSAHTVADVRGDVDWAALAAAPGPLILHATPTHVPDAAKALIEHGLSDQTLVAVTAQGTTCAQRTVETTLASLIDGVPVDANDPHGPMTGALVLTIGRVVSSRSKLNWWESRALYGWTVLVPRTKDQAGEMSEKLVGYGALPVEVPTIAVEPPRSPAQMERAVKGLVDGRYQWVVFTSTNAVRAVWEKFAEFGLDARAFSGVKIACVGQATADKVRAFGINPELVPAGEQSSLGLLDEFPPYDDVFDPVNRVLLPRADIATETLAEGMRERGWEIDDVTAYRTVRAAPPAAQTREMIKTGGFDAVCFTSSSTVRNLVGIAGKPHARTIVACIGPKTAETAIEFGLRVDVQPETAAVGPLVEALAEHAARLRTEGALPPPRKKSRRR; via the coding sequence GTGACCCGAGGGCGCAAGAAGCCAGGGCGCATCCTGTTCGTTGGTTCCGGGCCGGGAGACCCGGGTCTGTTGACCGTCCGGGCGCGTGCGGTACTCACCGGCGCCACGGTCGTGTTTACCGACCCCGACGTGCCGCAGGCAGTGCTCGATCTTGTCGGATCCGCGGTCGAGCTTCCTGAACCCGCGCCGGTCAAACCCGCGACAGGTAGCGATGACGCGCCCGCTTCGGTTGATACTGAGGCCGGTGCCGAGCCACCGCTCACCATCGACATCCGCCCAGCGCTGGGTGATCCCGCCGATGTCGCCAAGACGCTGGTCGCCGAGGCCAAGAACGGCGTGGACGTCGTGCGGCTCGTCGCTGGCGATCCGCTCTCGATCGATTCGGTGCTCGCCGAGGTCATGGCGGTCACCCGTACCCAGGTGGCCTTCGAGATTCTGCCCGGCCTGTCGTCGAGCACGGCGGTGCCCGCCTACGCCGGCCTGCCGCCGGGATCCGCGCACACCGTCGCCGATGTGCGCGGCGATGTGGACTGGGCGGCGCTGGCCGCCGCCCCGGGTCCGCTGATCCTGCACGCCACCCCGACGCATGTACCCGACGCCGCTAAGGCGCTCATCGAGCACGGTTTGTCCGATCAGACCCTGGTCGCGGTCACCGCGCAGGGCACCACCTGCGCGCAGCGGACCGTGGAGACCACACTGGCCTCGCTGATCGACGGTGTCCCCGTGGACGCCAATGATCCGCACGGGCCGATGACCGGCGCCCTGGTGCTGACGATCGGCCGTGTGGTTAGTAGCCGCTCCAAGCTGAACTGGTGGGAGAGCCGCGCGCTCTACGGCTGGACCGTGCTGGTACCGCGCACCAAGGATCAGGCCGGCGAGATGAGCGAGAAGCTTGTCGGATACGGAGCCCTGCCGGTCGAGGTGCCCACCATCGCCGTCGAGCCCCCGCGTAGCCCCGCCCAGATGGAAAGGGCTGTCAAGGGTTTGGTCGACGGCCGGTACCAGTGGGTGGTCTTTACCTCCACCAACGCGGTCCGCGCGGTGTGGGAGAAGTTCGCAGAATTCGGCCTGGACGCCCGCGCTTTCTCCGGTGTGAAGATCGCGTGCGTGGGTCAGGCCACCGCCGACAAGGTGCGCGCCTTCGGTATCAACCCCGAGCTGGTGCCCGCCGGTGAGCAGTCCTCGCTCGGACTGCTCGACGAGTTCCCGCCCTACGACGACGTTTTCGATCCGGTGAACCGGGTGCTGCTGCCCCGCGCCGACATCGCCACCGAGACCCTCGCCGAGGGCATGCGGGAGCGCGGCTGGGAAATCGACGACGTGACCGCCTACCGCACCGTACGTGCGGCGCCGCCGGCAGCGCAGACCCGCGAGATGATCAAGACCGGCGGATTCGACGCCGTGTGCTTCACGTCGAGCTCGACGGTCCGCAACCTGGTGGGCATCGCCGGGAAGCCACACGCGCGCACCATCGTGGCCTGCATCGGACCGAAAACCGCTGAGACCGCCATCGAGTTTGGGCTGCGGGTGGACGTGCAACCGGAGACGGCCGCTGTTGGTCCGCTGGTCGAGGCTCTTGCCGAGCACGCCGCTCGGCTGCGTACCGAGGGCGCACTGCCGCCACCGCGTAAGAAGAGCCGACGGCGCTAG
- the hemC gene encoding hydroxymethylbilane synthase, with product MIRIGTRGSLLATTQAGGIRDALRAKGHEAELVIVTTAGDQSSAPVEQIGVGVFTAALREAIADNVVDVAVHSYKDLPTAADPRFVIAAIPPREDYRDALVARDGLVLGELPTGSVIGTSSPRRAAQLRALGLGLEIRPLRGNLDTRLSRVSNGDLDAVVVARAGLARIGRLDRITETLEPVQVLPAPAQGALAVECRSEVTDLVAVLAELDHADTRAAVTAERALLAELEAGCTAPVGAIAEVVESIDEDGRVFDELSLRGCAAALDGSDVIRASGIGTPDRAAELGLAVARELLDLGARALMTAE from the coding sequence ATGATCCGAATTGGTACCCGCGGCAGTCTGTTGGCGACGACTCAGGCCGGGGGAATCAGGGATGCTTTGCGCGCCAAAGGGCACGAGGCAGAGCTGGTAATCGTGACCACGGCAGGGGACCAGTCGTCCGCACCCGTCGAGCAAATCGGTGTAGGGGTCTTCACGGCCGCTCTGCGCGAAGCCATCGCCGATAACGTCGTCGATGTTGCCGTGCACTCCTACAAAGATTTGCCAACGGCGGCCGACCCGCGATTCGTCATAGCCGCTATTCCCCCGCGTGAAGACTATCGGGACGCCCTCGTGGCCCGGGATGGACTGGTGCTGGGGGAGTTGCCCACGGGCTCCGTGATTGGTACCTCGTCCCCGCGTCGGGCCGCGCAGCTTAGAGCACTGGGTCTCGGTTTGGAAATTCGCCCCCTAAGAGGCAACCTGGATACCAGGTTGAGCAGGGTCTCCAATGGTGATCTTGATGCTGTGGTAGTCGCCCGAGCGGGTTTAGCCCGTATCGGACGTTTGGACCGCATCACCGAGACACTGGAACCGGTGCAGGTATTGCCCGCACCGGCTCAGGGAGCGCTGGCGGTGGAGTGCCGCAGTGAGGTCACCGATCTGGTGGCTGTACTGGCGGAACTCGATCACGCCGACACGCGCGCCGCGGTGACTGCCGAAAGGGCTCTGCTTGCCGAGCTGGAGGCGGGCTGTACCGCACCGGTTGGCGCGATCGCCGAGGTGGTCGAGTCGATTGATGAGGATGGTCGCGTCTTCGACGAACTGTCGTTGCGCGGATGTGCGGCGGCGCTGGACGGATCTGACGTGATTCGGGCCTCCGGGATTGGCACCCCCGATCGGGCCGCCGAGCTTGGGCTCGCGGTCGCGAGGGAACTGCTCGATCTCGGTGCGCGAGCACTGATGACAGCTGAATAG
- a CDS encoding glutamyl-tRNA reductase → MSVLLFGASHRSAPVPVLEKLAIGEADQPKIIEQILQSPLVSEVMVLSTCNRVEVYAVVEAFHGGLTVIGEAIARHAGIGMNELTKYAYVRYSEAAVEHLFAVASGLDSMVVGEQQVLGQVRNAYATAETHQAVGRVLHELSQSALRVGKRVHSETGIDAAGASVVSVALDLADGKLNGLPGRTAAVVGAGSMGSLATAQLIRAGIDNLWVVNRSAARAQRLAATAREAGVNAQAITLDNLDQALAQSDVVVSCTGAVRPVISLADVHRALGGGRQLVFCDLGMPRDVDPTVAGLPGVVVVDMERIQREPTARAAANDAGAARQIVNDEVARYLTGERMAEVTPTVTALRQRAAEVVEAELLRLDGRLPSLAGAERDEVAKTVRRVVDKLLHAPTVRVKQLASAPGGDSYAEALRELFELDPQTVEAVATAGELPLATTELHEESRG, encoded by the coding sequence TGGCGATTGGCGAGGCCGATCAGCCCAAAATCATCGAACAGATTCTGCAATCACCCCTGGTCAGCGAGGTCATGGTGCTCTCGACCTGCAACCGGGTCGAGGTGTATGCCGTGGTTGAGGCCTTTCACGGCGGCCTGACTGTCATCGGTGAGGCCATCGCCCGGCATGCGGGTATCGGCATGAACGAGCTCACCAAATATGCCTACGTCCGATACAGCGAGGCCGCCGTCGAGCACCTGTTCGCGGTCGCCAGCGGCCTGGATTCCATGGTGGTCGGCGAGCAGCAGGTTTTGGGGCAGGTGCGCAACGCCTACGCCACCGCCGAAACGCATCAGGCGGTGGGCCGGGTGCTGCACGAGCTGTCCCAGAGTGCTCTGCGTGTGGGCAAACGAGTGCATTCGGAGACCGGCATTGACGCCGCCGGGGCCTCGGTGGTGTCAGTGGCCCTGGATCTGGCCGACGGCAAGCTCAATGGTCTTCCCGGACGCACCGCTGCCGTTGTCGGCGCGGGCTCGATGGGCTCCTTGGCGACCGCACAGCTGATCCGCGCCGGTATCGACAACCTCTGGGTGGTCAACCGCAGCGCGGCGCGTGCGCAACGGCTCGCCGCGACCGCGCGAGAGGCAGGTGTGAACGCGCAGGCGATCACCCTCGACAACCTGGACCAGGCGCTGGCTCAGTCCGATGTGGTGGTGTCCTGCACGGGTGCGGTCCGGCCGGTGATCTCGCTGGCCGATGTGCACCGTGCCCTGGGTGGCGGCCGCCAACTCGTGTTCTGCGACCTGGGCATGCCGCGTGATGTGGACCCGACGGTGGCCGGTCTGCCCGGCGTCGTCGTGGTGGACATGGAGCGCATCCAGCGTGAGCCCACTGCGCGTGCGGCAGCCAACGACGCGGGCGCGGCTCGTCAGATCGTCAACGACGAGGTCGCCCGGTACCTGACCGGCGAGCGGATGGCGGAGGTCACCCCGACGGTCACCGCGCTGCGCCAGCGGGCCGCCGAGGTGGTGGAGGCCGAGCTGCTGCGACTGGACGGCCGACTGCCGAGTCTGGCGGGGGCCGAGCGGGACGAGGTCGCCAAGACCGTTCGCCGAGTCGTCGACAAGCTGTTGCACGCCCCCACGGTGCGGGTGAAGCAGCTGGCGTCCGCGCCCGGCGGGGACAGTTACGCCGAGGCGTTGCGTGAGCTGTTCGAGCTCGATCCGCAAACCGTCGAGGCGGTGGCCACGGCGGGCGAATTGCCGCTTGCGACAACGGAATTACACGAAGAGAGCCGTGGTTGA